GACTGGATGCCCAGAAATCTGGACCGCAGGGTGGAAAACCTTGTGGCTGTCACGAACCCAACGGTGCATGAGCAGATTTTGGACCAGATCATGGTTGCGAATATCAAAGACAATGAGCAAAGCTGGTATATGTTGCCGGACGGTCGCTATGAGCGTATTGAGCGGCAGTCGGGGGTGGAGCCGTTTAACGCCCACACCTTCTTTATGAACAATGCGAGCTTGTCGGGTCGCGGCAAATCACTAAAGCGAAACGAGCCTTCCTCAGGTGACAACCCTCCAGCGTAATATAGACGGATCAGAGCTCGACAAACGAGCCGCGCCACACGCGCGCATGGAGGGACGTTTTGGGATTATAGATATTGGATCGAACTCTGTTCGACTGGTGATCTATGAGGGCACAAAGCGCAATCCCGTACCGATCTTCAATGAAAAAGTCATGGCTGGGCTCGGCGCCCAACTGAGTGAGACAGGGCGTCTTGATCCCGAGGGCATTGAGCGGGCCATGAGGGCATTGAAACGTTTCTCTGCGCTCATAGATCAGCTAGACGTCGCCCAAACAGTAATGGTTGCCACCGCTGCGGTCCGTGACGCAGAAGACGGTGCAGCGTTTGCCTCTGAAGTTGAGGCTGCGACGGACATCAAAATGCGCGTCCTGTCAGGTAAAGAAGAGGCGGAATATGCTGCCCTTGGTGTTCTCTCAGGCATTCCAGATGCTGATGGCATTGTCGGCGATCTAGGCGGCGGCAGCTTGGAACTTGTTGATCTAAAAAAAGGGGTGAGAGGTAAGGGTGTGACATTGCCCTTGGGCCCCTTACGCTTGTTAGGCAGCGGGCTGTCGCAAAAGGATGTTCTGAAGGAAGTCGACAAGGCATTTGAGCAGGTTGAGTGGCTGAGCAAGGCGGAAGGGCGCACCCTCTACGCTGTGGGGGGTGTCTGGCGAAATCTTGCTCGTATTCATATGGCGCAGAATGACTATCCAGTTCGGGTTCTGCATGAATATCAAATGCCGGCCTCAGAAGCCGCGGACTTGGCGAAATTGATTGAACGGTTGGGCCCTAAGTCTCTGGCAAAGATACCGGATGTTTCTTCAAGGCGTGTTGGTGCACTCCCTCTCGGAGCGATGGTGCTCAATCGGTTGATCGCGGCCACCAAAGTGAAGAAGGTGGAAATCTCCGCTTATGGTCTCCGCGAAGGAGTGTTATTTGATCAACTATCTGACGCAGATCGCACGGTCGATCCGTTGTTGGCGGGCGCGAGTGACTTGGCAAAGCGGTTGGTACGTTTTCCAGAACATAGACACGAGTTGGCTGACTGGATAGCACCTCTCTTTGGGCCTGATGGGCTTGGGGAAACAGAAGCACAAAAGCGGTTGCGGCTTGCCGCATGCAGCCTCGCGGACATTGGGTGGTATGTGCATCCCGACTACCGCGCGATGCATGCCTTTGAGCAAACTCTCTTAGCTCCTTTGGCTGGCGTGACCCACGCCGAGCGTGTCTTCCTGGCGCGGGTTGGTTTTCATCGTCATGAAGGTGCAGGCGAGCCCGCAGCTTTTGGCGATTTGTCAGGCCTACTGGCGGAGGAAGAACACCATCGCGCTCAGGTGATGGGGCTTGCATTGCGTGTTGCCTTCACCCTCTGCGCCGCGAGCATTGGGGTGTTGCCCTATACCCGTCTTGTTCTGACCAAGAACGCTTTAACGCTGAATGTGCAGAGTTCGCACCAGGCATTTTGCGGCGAAGTTGTCGAGAAGCGCCTCGGCACCCTGGCACGGGCACTTGATGTAGAGCCGAACAGGATGATTATCTAGCGGGCTCATAGAAAAAGGCCGCTTCCCGGGAAGCGGCCTTCTGTTTGCTGTATGTAGCGAATGGATCAGGCGGCGCGGATCGACGAAACAAAGTCACCGACCTGCTTGCGCAACCCTTCGGCCGTTTTGGAAAGCTCTTCTGCGGAGCTCAACACCTGATCAGCTGCTGACCCGGTCTGTTCCGCTGCCGTACGAACAGTATCCACACTTGAAGAGACGTTCCGGTTCATTTCAGCTGTCTCTTCCGCACTGCGCGAGATTTCCTGCGTCGCCGAACTTTGTTCCTCAACCGCTGCAGACACGGCTGACGTGACCTGATTGATTTCGCCAATCTTATTGGCAATACCGGTCATGGCATCAGCGGCAGTTTTGGTTTCTTCCTGAACACGGTTGACGTGATCTGAGATTTCTCCAGTCGCTTTGGCGGTTTGGTTGGCCAGATCTTTGACCTCTGATGCAACAACCGCAAAGCCTTTGCCTGCTTCACCGGCACGAGCCGCCTCAATTGTGGCGTTCAGCGCGAGCAGGTTGGTCTGCTCGGCGATCTCCTGGATCAGTTCCATCACTGACCCAATCCGGTTGGCTGCATCAGACAGATTTTTCATTTGCACATCTGTCTGTTCTGAGGCCGCCCGGGATTCTTGCGTCAAAGCGGCAGACAGCGAGATCTGTTCTGTCACCTCGCCAATGGCGTTGGACAATTGCGTTGCCGCAGAAGCAACCGTTTCGACATTTTGCGTCGCTCCAGTGCTGGCATTACTCACAGAGATTGCTTCTTCGTTCGTTGTACCCGCCAACTCACTCATGGAGCGGGCGGTGGTTTCCAGTTCAGTTGATGATGCAGTTAGTCCGTCAATCATCTGACCGATTGAAGATTCGAGGTCGTCAGCCATCTTATTGAGGCTTTCGCGCTTCTCTTCTGCAGCCCGTTTTTCGGCAAGCTGCTGCTCTTCTTTCAAACGCTCAGCAGCTGCACCCTGATCACGGAAGACTTCAACAGCGCGTGCCATATCTCCGATTTCATCGCGGCGGTCGGCACCTGAAATTTGAACATCAAACGCACCATCAGCCACCTCACCCATAAGGTCTTGCAATGTAGCAAGGGGTTTCGTGATAGACCGACCCACAACATAACAGGCGACACCGGCAACAATCAGAGATCCGATAGATGTGGCCAGCGTAATGAGCAGAGCCATCCAGGCTGAGCTCAAAGCGCCGTCTGCGGAAGCGATCATCTCTTTTGAGGCAAAATCCTCGACCTGGGTAATGAGATCGATTTTCATCGAAATCCCATCATACCACTGGATGTCGGTGATCTCATCGTAAAGCATGTCATAGCCAGCTTCGACTGCGATATCGCGCCAATATTCAACGTCGTCAACTTGTGTGCCTACGACCATTTCGTCGTAGAAAGCGACAGCTTCCGGCGAGGCATAGGCGCGGAAAACTTCCATGTAGGAGTCCTGCTGGCCAATGAGCGTCACAAATTCTGTGTGTGTGAGGGAGTCAAATGCCTTTGCGCCATACCCTTTGGCGCCCATCGCGCGTTCCAGGCCGGCACGTTCCTTGATCTCAAGAAGGCTCATATAGGCAATGCTCTG
The DNA window shown above is from Parvibaculaceae bacterium PLY_AMNH_Bact1 and carries:
- the ppx gene encoding exopolyphosphatase (Derived by automated computational analysis using gene prediction method: Protein Homology. GO_function: GO:0000287 - magnesium ion binding [Evidence IEA]; GO_function: GO:0004309 - exopolyphosphatase activity [Evidence IEA]; GO_process: GO:0006798 - polyphosphate catabolic process [Evidence IEA]) — encoded protein: MTTLQRNIDGSELDKRAAPHARMEGRFGIIDIGSNSVRLVIYEGTKRNPVPIFNEKVMAGLGAQLSETGRLDPEGIERAMRALKRFSALIDQLDVAQTVMVATAAVRDAEDGAAFASEVEAATDIKMRVLSGKEEAEYAALGVLSGIPDADGIVGDLGGGSLELVDLKKGVRGKGVTLPLGPLRLLGSGLSQKDVLKEVDKAFEQVEWLSKAEGRTLYAVGGVWRNLARIHMAQNDYPVRVLHEYQMPASEAADLAKLIERLGPKSLAKIPDVSSRRVGALPLGAMVLNRLIAATKVKKVEISAYGLREGVLFDQLSDADRTVDPLLAGASDLAKRLVRFPEHRHELADWIAPLFGPDGLGETEAQKRLRLAACSLADIGWYVHPDYRAMHAFEQTLLAPLAGVTHAERVFLARVGFHRHEGAGEPAAFGDLSGLLAEEEHHRAQVMGLALRVAFTLCAASIGVLPYTRLVLTKNALTLNVQSSHQAFCGEVVEKRLGTLARALDVEPNRMII
- a CDS encoding nitrate- and nitrite sensing domain-containing protein (Derived by automated computational analysis using gene prediction method: Protein Homology.), translated to MLGGIFNANIGKRIFIAAVVPIVGIALFAAYIVSAEVQRYASLSQLHTLASISPKISSAVNELQGERGVSSTYISSGGTGVWSTRLDQQFASTDAVLTDVLPFLQAFPAANYGVQVEERLTAALAELERLEGFRERTRSARTTIEATAEYYTLTIRQLLDIVSVVASLADDAEIKGQSIAYMSLLEIKERAGLERAMGAKGYGAKAFDSLTHTEFVTLIGQQDSYMEVFRAYASPEAVAFYDEMVVGTQVDDVEYWRDIAVEAGYDMLYDEITDIQWYDGISMKIDLITQVEDFASKEMIASADGALSSAWMALLITLATSIGSLIVAGVACYVVGRSITKPLATLQDLMGEVADGAFDVQISGADRRDEIGDMARAVEVFRDQGAAAERLKEEQQLAEKRAAEEKRESLNKMADDLESSIGQMIDGLTASSTELETTARSMSELAGTTNEEAISVSNASTGATQNVETVASAATQLSNAIGEVTEQISLSAALTQESRAASEQTDVQMKNLSDAANRIGSVMELIQEIAEQTNLLALNATIEAARAGEAGKGFAVVASEVKDLANQTAKATGEISDHVNRVQEETKTAADAMTGIANKIGEINQVTSAVSAAVEEQSSATQEISRSAEETAEMNRNVSSSVDTVRTAAEQTGSAADQVLSSAEELSKTAEGLRKQVGDFVSSIRAA